A single window of Desulfovibrio sp. G11 DNA harbors:
- a CDS encoding RrF2 family transcriptional regulator has product MKLSAKTRYAARILLYLAKNGLEKPVSSSMLASQTGISSQFIEQILRQLRLAGITGSVRGAKGGHVLLRKPEELTFGCIVNLMEGGIELSGCLEKPGHCSRFDACEVRKAWESLQSTLDGVFESITLRDLMHDDHILL; this is encoded by the coding sequence ATGAAGCTTTCAGCCAAAACACGATACGCTGCCCGTATATTGCTCTATCTGGCAAAGAACGGACTTGAGAAACCAGTTTCCTCAAGCATGCTGGCAAGCCAGACCGGTATCAGTTCCCAATTCATTGAACAAATCCTCCGTCAGTTGCGACTGGCGGGGATTACGGGCAGTGTGCGTGGGGCCAAAGGCGGCCACGTACTGCTACGCAAACCCGAAGAACTGACCTTTGGCTGTATTGTAAACCTGATGGAAGGAGGCATCGAATTGAGTGGCTGCCTGGAAAAACCCGGCCACTGTTCACGCTTTGATGCCTGTGAAGTGCGCAAGGCATGGGAAAGCCTGCAATCGACGCTGGACGGAGTTTTTGAATCCATCACCCTGCGCGACCTCATGCACGACGATCATATTTTGCTTTAA
- a CDS encoding respiratory nitrate reductase subunit gamma, which translates to MTILFYILGYLAVAGFFCMAYLKIRSYMAASPLHVRWELYPVPHEGAQKAAYGGSFMEEKDWWTKPRHISHWGDIKGILTEVLFLHATFEHNLKLWVRTYPFHVGMYMLMGGTIIVLCAVIAQIFGLNPQGGVMIFVGNVINAVVLVGALCIVIGGIGLIERRRNDEGLRRYSTPEHYFNLGVFVAFGVLGLAAWAVAPSYFELARTFIYNLLTFNFAPQTSTLFSLHLLLGFFLLIWIPMTNMGHLIMKYFMYHDIRWGDEPTNYSEKNKQKILEALKFNVTWSAKHISGDGTPRTWVDVATTNPTEKKED; encoded by the coding sequence ATGACCATTTTGTTTTACATCTTGGGCTATTTGGCGGTAGCCGGCTTCTTTTGCATGGCGTACTTGAAAATCCGGTCCTATATGGCGGCCAGCCCGCTGCATGTGCGCTGGGAACTCTATCCTGTTCCCCATGAGGGCGCGCAAAAAGCGGCCTACGGCGGCAGTTTTATGGAAGAAAAAGACTGGTGGACCAAGCCGCGCCACATTTCGCACTGGGGCGACATCAAGGGCATTCTGACTGAAGTGCTCTTTCTGCATGCCACCTTTGAACACAACCTGAAGCTGTGGGTCCGCACCTACCCCTTCCACGTGGGCATGTACATGCTCATGGGCGGAACCATCATCGTGCTTTGCGCAGTCATCGCCCAGATATTTGGCCTGAACCCGCAGGGCGGCGTCATGATTTTTGTGGGCAACGTCATCAACGCCGTGGTGCTGGTCGGCGCGCTGTGCATTGTCATCGGCGGCATCGGCCTGATTGAGCGCCGCCGCAACGACGAAGGACTGCGCCGCTACAGTACGCCCGAACATTACTTCAACCTGGGCGTCTTTGTGGCCTTCGGCGTGCTGGGCCTGGCTGCCTGGGCTGTTGCCCCTTCGTATTTCGAACTGGCCCGTACCTTCATCTACAACCTGCTCACCTTCAATTTTGCCCCGCAAACCAGCACGCTTTTCAGCCTGCACCTGCTGCTGGGCTTCTTCCTGCTCATCTGGATTCCCATGACAAACATGGGGCACCTGATCATGAAGTACTTCATGTACCACGACATCCGCTGGGGCGATGAGCCCACCAACTACAGCGAAAAGAACAAGCAGAAGATCCTTGAGGCCCTCAAGTTCAACGTGACCTGGTCGGCCAAGCATATCTCCGGTGATGGAACCCCCAGGACCTGGGTGGATGTTGCCACCACCAACCCCACAGAAAAGAAAGAAGACTAG
- a CDS encoding (Fe-S)-binding protein, translating to MKDNLRLTDVSTVDGQMVSIDLKEIPELAVDMHTMPWKPFTEEQKENTACILDEVCVLNIPKPKNREEEEELVNKFLDGVRKLFSKENNWTFLPMLETSMDNCVQCNSCSDACHLYEMSGENEMYRPNFRSEIFRRIYKQYVKKEPLAKWRYGDMNLNWKTVARLGELAYRCNLCRRCAQTCPIGVDNGLMAREIRKVFSQELGIYPRELHERGTMNHMKAGSSTGMTPEVVKENVEFIDEDYAEITGVGIHTPFDVQGADIMLLHNAGEIMAWPENIASFSLIFQEAGLSWTLSSKALAYDGVNYGVFYDDAQTARIALQHMMAAKELGVKKIVIGECGHAHKALTVIADRVIPFEYQVPRESCYVTLRDIVMSGRLKLDPSRNDFPVTLHDPCNVVRLMGIVEPQREILRKIAPQFREMPCHGVDNYCCGGGSGFAIMTRNNIEQWRGNISGRKKMWQISEAFKDCLGPETRKYICAPCSNCKGQIREILEHNDLYTKNNFAYGGLVELIVNAMTNVNPGFIEFEGAGEEE from the coding sequence ATGAAAGACAACCTTCGCTTGACTGACGTTTCCACCGTCGACGGGCAGATGGTCAGCATTGACCTGAAAGAAATCCCCGAACTGGCTGTGGATATGCATACCATGCCCTGGAAGCCCTTTACTGAAGAGCAGAAAGAAAACACAGCCTGTATTCTTGACGAAGTTTGCGTGCTGAACATTCCCAAGCCCAAAAACCGTGAAGAAGAGGAAGAACTGGTCAACAAGTTCCTCGACGGCGTGCGCAAACTGTTCAGCAAGGAGAATAACTGGACCTTCCTGCCCATGCTTGAAACCAGCATGGACAACTGCGTGCAGTGCAACTCCTGTTCTGATGCCTGCCATCTCTACGAGATGTCGGGCGAAAACGAAATGTACCGCCCCAACTTCCGTTCTGAAATCTTCCGCCGCATCTACAAGCAGTATGTGAAAAAAGAGCCTCTGGCAAAATGGCGCTACGGCGACATGAACCTGAACTGGAAAACCGTGGCCCGCCTGGGCGAACTGGCCTACCGCTGCAACCTTTGCCGCCGCTGCGCCCAGACCTGCCCCATCGGTGTGGACAATGGCCTGATGGCCCGCGAAATCCGCAAGGTCTTCAGCCAGGAATTGGGCATATATCCCCGCGAACTGCACGAGCGCGGAACCATGAACCACATGAAGGCCGGCTCTTCCACGGGCATGACGCCCGAAGTGGTAAAAGAAAACGTGGAGTTCATTGACGAGGACTACGCGGAAATCACCGGCGTGGGCATTCATACGCCCTTTGACGTGCAGGGCGCGGATATCATGCTGCTGCACAATGCCGGCGAAATCATGGCCTGGCCTGAAAACATCGCGTCCTTCTCGCTCATCTTCCAGGAAGCCGGCCTGTCGTGGACGCTTTCCAGCAAGGCCCTTGCCTATGACGGCGTGAACTACGGCGTGTTTTACGACGATGCCCAGACCGCCCGCATCGCCCTGCAGCACATGATGGCCGCCAAGGAGCTGGGCGTCAAAAAAATCGTCATCGGCGAATGCGGCCATGCCCACAAGGCGCTCACCGTCATCGCCGACCGTGTAATCCCCTTTGAATATCAGGTCCCGCGGGAAAGCTGTTATGTTACCCTGCGCGACATCGTCATGAGCGGCCGCCTCAAGCTGGACCCCTCGCGCAACGACTTCCCCGTGACCCTGCACGACCCCTGCAACGTGGTGCGCCTTATGGGCATTGTGGAGCCTCAGCGTGAAATCCTGCGTAAAATTGCGCCCCAGTTCCGCGAAATGCCCTGCCACGGCGTAGACAACTACTGCTGCGGCGGCGGTTCCGGCTTTGCCATCATGACCCGCAACAACATCGAACAATGGCGCGGCAACATCTCCGGCCGCAAAAAGATGTGGCAGATCAGCGAAGCCTTCAAGGATTGCCTTGGCCCCGAAACCCGCAAATACATCTGCGCCCCCTGCTCCAACTGCAAGGGCCAGATCCGCGAAATTCTTGAACACAACGACCTGTACACCAAGAACAACTTCGCCTACGGCGGCCTGGTGGAACTTATCGTTAACGCCATGACCAATGTGAATCCCGGCTTCATTGAATTTGAAGGCGCAGGCGAAGAAGAATAG
- a CDS encoding hydrogenase small subunit has translation MARLETTAEVLRSKGVSRRDFMKFCALTAVAMGLGPGADLAIAQALSTKPRLPVLWINGLSCSCCTESFLRTAHPLAADIILSMIALDYQDTIMAAAGEQANACYEQAIERYKGQYILAVEGNVPLNEQGMYCIDGGKPFYEKLKRGVEHAKAVVAWGTCASWGCVQAASPNPTAATPLHKLFPNKPQIKVPGCPAIPEVMSSILTYIITYDRLPSLDAQGRPEMFYGVRVHDQCYRRAHFDAGQFVESWDDEGARSGLCLYKMGCKGPTTYNACPSTRWNNGVSFPIQSGHGCIGCSEQNFWDQQSFYDRITTIPHMGTNSTAESVGVAAVAGVAAGVAIHGAASMVRHACDKKKAPEANEDTSKS, from the coding sequence ATGGCACGTCTTGAAACAACCGCCGAGGTTCTGCGCAGCAAAGGCGTCAGCCGCCGGGACTTCATGAAGTTCTGCGCGCTCACAGCCGTTGCAATGGGGCTTGGCCCCGGCGCGGATCTGGCTATTGCCCAGGCCCTTTCCACCAAACCCCGTCTTCCGGTACTCTGGATCAATGGTCTTTCCTGCTCCTGCTGTACCGAATCCTTCCTGCGCACGGCCCACCCCCTGGCGGCCGACATTATTCTTTCAATGATTGCCCTGGACTATCAGGACACCATCATGGCAGCTGCCGGCGAACAGGCCAATGCCTGCTACGAGCAGGCCATTGAAAGGTACAAGGGCCAGTACATCCTGGCTGTGGAAGGCAACGTGCCCCTGAATGAACAGGGCATGTACTGCATTGACGGCGGCAAACCCTTTTATGAAAAGCTCAAGCGCGGCGTGGAGCATGCCAAGGCCGTGGTCGCCTGGGGCACCTGTGCCTCCTGGGGCTGCGTGCAGGCGGCTTCGCCCAATCCCACTGCGGCCACCCCCCTGCACAAGCTTTTCCCCAACAAACCGCAGATCAAGGTTCCCGGCTGTCCGGCCATTCCCGAGGTCATGAGTTCCATCCTGACCTACATCATCACCTATGACCGCCTGCCGAGCCTTGATGCACAAGGGCGGCCCGAAATGTTCTACGGCGTGCGCGTACACGACCAGTGCTACCGCCGTGCCCACTTTGACGCGGGCCAGTTTGTAGAATCGTGGGACGACGAGGGCGCGCGCTCCGGCCTGTGCCTGTACAAGATGGGCTGCAAAGGCCCCACCACCTACAATGCCTGCCCCTCCACCCGCTGGAACAACGGCGTTTCCTTTCCCATCCAGTCCGGGCATGGCTGCATTGGCTGCTCGGAACAGAACTTCTGGGATCAGCAGTCCTTTTACGACCGCATCACCACCATCCCGCATATGGGAACCAACTCCACGGCTGAAAGCGTGGGGGTGGCCGCAGTGGCGGGCGTGGCCGCCGGTGTGGCTATTCACGGCGCGGCCAGCATGGTCCGTCATGCCTGCGACAAGAAGAAAGCCCCGGAAGCTAACGAAGACACCAGCAAGAGCTAA
- a CDS encoding nickel-dependent hydrogenase large subunit, whose translation MSYEYKTQGYTVVDAGRRLVVDPVTRIEGHLRCEVNINDDNVITNAVSCGTIFRGIEIILKGRDPRDAWAFTERICGVCTGTHALASVHAVENALGIDIPDNANIIRNLMQLCLMYHDHLVHLYHLTGLDWVDVVSASKADPKATSELAQKLSPWPNSSPGYFKSVKDKLLKLINSNQLGIFTNGYWGHPAYKLSPEANLMVVAHYIEALDFQKDVVHIHTIFGGKNPHPNWLVGGVPCSLNIDGVGAADVINQERLDFVLQVIERCRTFAQQVVIPDTLALAGFYGDWLNIGGGLSKLSVLAYGGIPDIANDYTENSLLMPPGAIINGNFNEVLPVSLTNPEEIQETVNHSWYKPYPAGKTGLHPWEGITEPHYNPGPNIKGTPTDLKQVDERDRYSWLKTPLWRGHQMEVGPLARMLIGYARKNDDIKGLVDDFLGRAGGVPVTVLQSTLGRIAARSLELAWAAEKMRYFYDRLITNLKNGVRATANTTKWKPESWPTGELRGVGFTEAPRGALGHWVKIRDRKIESYQCVVPTTWNGAPRSPDGQLSAYEASLMNTRMAIPEQPLEILRTLHSFDPCLACSTHIIGPDGKDLLTVRMDRGM comes from the coding sequence ATGTCCTATGAATACAAGACACAAGGATATACTGTTGTTGACGCGGGCCGCCGCCTCGTTGTGGACCCCGTGACCCGCATTGAAGGTCATCTGCGCTGCGAAGTGAATATCAACGACGACAACGTGATCACCAACGCCGTATCCTGCGGCACCATTTTTCGCGGCATAGAAATCATCCTCAAAGGACGCGACCCCCGCGATGCCTGGGCCTTTACCGAGCGCATCTGCGGTGTATGCACCGGTACGCATGCCCTGGCCTCGGTGCATGCCGTGGAAAACGCCCTGGGCATTGATATTCCCGACAATGCCAACATCATCCGTAACCTCATGCAGCTCTGCCTTATGTACCACGACCACCTCGTGCACCTGTACCACCTCACGGGGCTGGACTGGGTGGACGTGGTTTCGGCCTCCAAGGCCGACCCCAAGGCAACGTCCGAGCTGGCACAAAAACTGTCGCCCTGGCCCAACTCTTCGCCGGGCTACTTCAAGTCGGTCAAAGACAAGCTGCTCAAGCTCATCAATTCCAACCAGCTTGGCATATTCACCAACGGCTACTGGGGACACCCCGCCTACAAGCTCTCGCCCGAAGCCAACCTTATGGTGGTCGCCCACTATATCGAGGCTCTGGATTTCCAGAAAGACGTGGTGCACATCCACACCATCTTCGGCGGCAAAAACCCCCATCCCAACTGGCTGGTGGGGGGCGTGCCCTGCTCGCTCAACATTGACGGCGTGGGCGCGGCCGATGTCATCAATCAGGAACGCCTGGACTTCGTGCTTCAGGTTATCGAGCGCTGCCGTACCTTTGCCCAGCAGGTGGTTATTCCGGACACGCTCGCTCTGGCCGGCTTTTACGGCGACTGGCTCAACATCGGCGGCGGCCTGTCCAAACTCTCGGTGCTGGCCTATGGCGGCATTCCCGACATTGCCAACGACTATACCGAAAACAGCCTGCTCATGCCTCCCGGGGCCATCATCAACGGCAACTTCAACGAAGTGCTGCCCGTGAGTCTGACCAATCCCGAAGAAATCCAGGAAACCGTCAACCATTCCTGGTATAAGCCCTACCCCGCCGGAAAAACCGGCCTGCACCCCTGGGAGGGCATCACCGAACCGCACTACAATCCCGGCCCCAATATCAAGGGTACCCCCACAGACCTCAAGCAGGTGGACGAACGGGACCGTTACTCCTGGCTCAAGACCCCCCTGTGGCGCGGGCACCAGATGGAAGTCGGCCCCCTGGCCCGCATGCTCATCGGCTACGCCCGTAAAAATGACGACATCAAGGGCCTTGTGGACGACTTCCTGGGGCGCGCAGGCGGCGTGCCTGTTACGGTGCTGCAATCCACACTGGGGCGCATAGCCGCCCGCTCTCTGGAACTGGCATGGGCTGCTGAAAAAATGCGCTATTTTTACGATCGCCTTATCACCAACCTCAAGAACGGGGTCCGCGCCACAGCCAACACCACCAAGTGGAAGCCCGAATCCTGGCCCACCGGCGAGTTGCGGGGCGTGGGCTTTACCGAAGCGCCGCGCGGCGCTCTCGGTCACTGGGTTAAAATCAGGGACAGAAAAATCGAAAGCTACCAGTGCGTGGTCCCCACCACCTGGAACGGCGCACCGCGCAGCCCCGACGGCCAACTGAGCGCTTACGAAGCCTCGCTGATGAATACCCGCATGGCCATACCCGAACAGCCCCTGGAAATCCTGCGCACCCTGCACAGCTTTGACCCCTGCCTTGCCTGCTCGACCCACATTATTGGCCCCGACGGCAAGGACCTGCTCACTGTGCGCATGGACCGAGGCATGTAG
- the cybH gene encoding Ni/Fe-hydrogenase, b-type cytochrome subunit yields MSDTRQSTPEVPMGKSIYVYQLPIRIWHWVMVACVSVLIITGYIIGKPWLSVAGTSAYDTFYMGYTRMAHFIAGFILIISTVLRYLYGIIGNRYSRELIILPVWSKAWWNDLWHDIRWYLFLDKEPRAHVGHNPLAQAGMAVGMVFMLVIMLTGLGMYAESSSLAFFKPFRFVLDFAYWIGGNGQELRSLHRLGMLLLVTFVTVHIYMVIREEIMGKTTLVSTMFSGYRERRKT; encoded by the coding sequence ATGAGCGATACAAGACAAAGCACGCCCGAAGTACCCATGGGCAAAAGCATCTATGTGTACCAGTTGCCCATACGCATCTGGCACTGGGTCATGGTAGCCTGTGTAAGCGTGCTCATCATTACCGGTTACATCATAGGCAAACCCTGGCTGTCCGTAGCCGGTACGTCAGCCTATGACACCTTTTATATGGGCTACACCCGCATGGCACATTTCATCGCGGGCTTTATTCTTATTATCTCCACAGTATTGCGCTACCTTTACGGCATTATCGGCAACCGCTACTCGCGTGAGCTGATCATTCTGCCCGTCTGGAGCAAAGCCTGGTGGAACGACCTGTGGCACGACATCCGCTGGTATCTCTTTCTCGATAAAGAGCCACGCGCCCATGTGGGGCACAACCCTCTGGCCCAGGCAGGCATGGCTGTGGGCATGGTTTTCATGCTCGTGATCATGCTTACCGGCCTCGGCATGTATGCCGAGAGCAGCAGCCTGGCTTTCTTCAAGCCGTTCCGCTTTGTGCTGGACTTCGCCTACTGGATAGGCGGCAACGGCCAGGAACTGCGCAGCCTGCACAGACTGGGCATGCTTCTTCTGGTCACCTTTGTAACCGTACATATATACATGGTTATTCGTGAAGAAATCATGGGCAAGACCACTCTCGTTTCCACCATGTTCAGCGGTTACAGAGAGCGGCGTAAAACCTAG
- a CDS encoding hydrogenase maturation protease encodes MEAVIIIGLGNILYGDEGYGVRLAQNLYSRWDFPGNVEVVDGGTQGQTLLTYVERADRLLVLDAVDFGLEPGEMVLREQMPAYLTAQKIGPHQNSFSEVLGLATLRGNMPGHCALIGVQPAAMTLGAALSPAVACCMDKGEAMALDVLRQWGVNPARRNEPRHLSASALDALLLGEL; translated from the coding sequence ATGGAAGCGGTAATTATCATCGGCCTCGGCAATATTCTTTACGGCGACGAAGGCTACGGCGTCAGGCTGGCGCAAAATCTCTATTCCCGCTGGGATTTTCCCGGCAATGTAGAAGTGGTGGACGGCGGCACACAAGGCCAGACGCTGCTGACCTATGTGGAACGCGCGGACAGGCTGCTGGTACTGGATGCAGTGGACTTTGGCCTTGAACCGGGAGAGATGGTGCTGCGTGAACAGATGCCCGCCTATCTTACCGCACAAAAAATCGGACCGCACCAGAACAGTTTTTCCGAGGTTCTTGGTCTGGCGACCCTGCGCGGCAACATGCCGGGGCACTGTGCGCTCATCGGCGTGCAACCCGCGGCCATGACCCTGGGCGCGGCACTTTCCCCGGCGGTGGCCTGCTGCATGGACAAAGGAGAGGCCATGGCGCTGGACGTTTTGCGCCAATGGGGCGTGAACCCCGCGCGGCGTAATGAACCCCGTCATTTATCCGCATCTGCGCTGGATGCCCTGCTGCTGGGGGAACTGTGA
- a CDS encoding DnaA ATPase domain-containing protein has product MRDKWAEISENLKKMLKSGLFKVWIAPLHASVHEGGLHLVAPNAYVAGRLESMMLASLREAAAPVLGLEPEQVDVRIEAAEQSADAEIVEEKQSSMQKKPADRADVSASAPSAVASFMAPARAPRQASLPLPSVAVYRDTQNWRYSFADFVVGPTNNMAVAAAQDVSRSCGCVRTLFVNSSSGLGKTHLAQAVGRAISEEGTNARVGYLTAEEFASRFVTALRAQDIEGFKARFRELDVLLMEDVHFFQGKEKMQDMALAVVKSLQAKGGRAIFTSSFSPRELQKVDSQLVSHFCSGILTDMGRPTKDMRCDILGRKARTFQVLLPESVCDLLASRLTGDVRQMESCLNSLIFKARLLNCGLNVDLAMEVLSQYADVACGPDFSTILRLVCESYGLNERQLSSRSRRKECVVGRNTAFYLARKHTEMTLEEIGEKFNRRHSTVIKGITSLERELSRESTEGRRIARAVSLIERNAGLAERPM; this is encoded by the coding sequence ATGCGAGATAAATGGGCTGAAATTTCTGAAAATCTCAAAAAAATGCTTAAATCCGGACTTTTCAAGGTCTGGATTGCTCCTCTGCACGCCAGTGTTCATGAAGGCGGGCTGCACCTTGTGGCGCCCAATGCCTACGTGGCCGGCAGGCTGGAAAGCATGATGCTTGCCTCACTGCGTGAGGCTGCCGCGCCTGTTCTTGGCCTTGAGCCGGAGCAGGTCGATGTACGTATCGAGGCAGCAGAGCAAAGTGCAGACGCAGAGATTGTTGAAGAAAAACAAAGTAGTATGCAAAAAAAACCTGCCGATAGAGCTGATGTTTCAGCTTCCGCGCCTTCTGCCGTTGCGTCTTTTATGGCGCCAGCCCGGGCGCCGCGTCAGGCATCGCTGCCGCTTCCGTCTGTGGCCGTGTACCGTGATACGCAGAATTGGCGATATTCCTTTGCCGATTTTGTGGTAGGACCCACCAACAATATGGCTGTTGCCGCCGCGCAGGATGTGAGTCGCAGTTGTGGCTGTGTGCGCACCCTTTTTGTCAATTCCAGCTCGGGGCTGGGCAAAACACATCTGGCCCAGGCCGTGGGGCGCGCCATCAGCGAAGAAGGCACCAATGCCCGCGTGGGCTATCTTACGGCCGAAGAATTTGCCTCGCGTTTCGTCACGGCCTTGCGGGCGCAGGACATTGAAGGCTTTAAGGCCCGCTTTCGCGAACTTGATGTGCTCCTGATGGAAGACGTGCACTTTTTCCAGGGTAAGGAAAAAATGCAGGATATGGCCCTGGCTGTTGTTAAAAGCCTTCAGGCCAAAGGCGGGCGCGCCATTTTTACCTCTTCGTTTTCACCGCGCGAACTGCAGAAAGTGGACAGCCAGCTTGTGTCGCATTTCTGTTCCGGCATTCTGACCGACATGGGCCGACCCACCAAGGATATGCGCTGTGACATTCTTGGGCGCAAGGCCAGAACATTTCAGGTGCTTTTGCCCGAATCGGTCTGTGACCTGCTCGCCAGCCGCCTGACGGGCGACGTGCGTCAGATGGAGTCCTGCCTTAACAGCCTTATCTTCAAGGCCCGCCTGCTGAACTGCGGCCTGAATGTCGATCTGGCCATGGAAGTTCTGAGCCAGTACGCTGACGTGGCCTGCGGTCCTGATTTTTCCACGATCCTGCGCCTTGTTTGTGAAAGTTACGGTCTTAACGAGCGCCAGCTGTCTTCGCGCTCACGCCGCAAGGAATGCGTGGTCGGGCGCAACACGGCATTTTATCTGGCTCGCAAGCATACGGAAATGACCCTGGAAGAAATCGGCGAAAAATTCAACCGCCGTCATTCTACCGTCATTAAGGGCATTACTTCGCTTGAGCGTGAACTTTCCAGAGAATCCACTGAGGGCCGTCGTATCGCCCGCGCCGTATCACTTATTGAGCGTAATGCAGGGCTGGCTGAACGCCCCATGTAG
- a CDS encoding outer membrane protein, with the protein MKRFIVAMALALSLALPGLAAAEGTGMYLAPKFLMSIQSTGQMERSSGLAGSGVDNYNQFTLGGAMALGYDFWPQQMLPLRAEIEFALRGNSEKSWSDGGSNLRDVKGVWNNSTLFANLFWDFRNDSALTPYVGGGIGLAFNYTGYTFKDNNGNKFEADDRFTNFAWNLGAGVSYDINESFTLDASYRFVGLGYNEVSSTVNGIKYEVGNRPYNNEFMIGLRYGF; encoded by the coding sequence ATGAAACGTTTTATAGTCGCTATGGCGCTTGCCCTTTCGCTTGCCCTTCCCGGGCTGGCCGCTGCCGAAGGCACCGGCATGTACCTGGCCCCCAAATTCCTTATGAGCATCCAGAGCACCGGACAGATGGAACGTTCCAGTGGTCTGGCCGGTAGCGGGGTCGACAACTACAACCAGTTCACCCTTGGCGGCGCTATGGCCCTGGGCTATGACTTCTGGCCCCAGCAGATGCTGCCCCTGCGCGCTGAAATCGAATTCGCCCTGCGCGGCAACAGCGAAAAAAGCTGGAGCGACGGCGGCTCGAACCTGCGTGATGTCAAGGGCGTCTGGAACAACTCCACCCTGTTCGCCAACCTGTTCTGGGACTTCCGCAACGATAGCGCCCTTACCCCTTATGTGGGCGGTGGTATCGGCCTGGCTTTCAACTACACCGGCTACACCTTCAAGGACAACAACGGCAACAAGTTTGAAGCTGACGACCGCTTCACCAACTTTGCCTGGAACCTGGGCGCCGGTGTGTCTTACGACATCAACGAAAGCTTCACCCTTGACGCTTCGTACCGCTTCGTGGGCCTCGGCTATAACGAAGTCAGCTCCACCGTGAACGGCATCAAGTACGAAGTGGGCAACCGTCCCTACAACAATGAATTTATGATCGGCCTGCGTTACGGCTTCTAG
- a CDS encoding GNAT family N-acetyltransferase, which yields MSHRSEVGREAALQTPYARQMKKLAFHELENHEGWQRAALYSGQADPFCCLPAWQLSFHEVFAPERQLMVWYEPGRVVDSVLVLAEQVFSAESVLLTPIDTLWFFSSPLLGPHAVDMLARAMSDLAAMYHPYFPRIVISGLQPGGAMPRRLLQVFGRSFDFFMHSETVQCAASLDGGLDGFLSRRSANHRAKLAKGSRRARERGIVYERHVPAAEDEAVAVLARMLAVEEESWKGQGQCGMTEEPARSFYAAMLRRLAPACAARVMFARHEDRDVGFIFGGMAGGIYRGQQFSYDRNWKDAGIGNLLQLEQVAWLCEEHATRYDMGPVTGPRMGYKAHWTEKRLPIQTWLMVKKQSGFPQ from the coding sequence GTGTCCCACAGAAGTGAAGTAGGGCGAGAGGCAGCCTTGCAGACACCCTATGCGCGTCAGATGAAAAAGCTTGCGTTTCACGAACTTGAAAATCATGAGGGCTGGCAGCGGGCCGCCCTGTATTCAGGGCAGGCAGATCCTTTTTGCTGTCTGCCGGCCTGGCAGCTTTCCTTTCATGAAGTTTTTGCTCCCGAACGGCAGCTTATGGTGTGGTATGAACCGGGACGTGTTGTGGACAGCGTGCTGGTGCTGGCGGAGCAGGTTTTTTCCGCAGAATCGGTACTGCTGACTCCCATAGACACGCTGTGGTTTTTCAGTTCGCCTCTGCTGGGACCCCACGCCGTGGATATGCTGGCCCGCGCCATGAGCGATCTGGCTGCGATGTACCATCCATATTTTCCGCGTATTGTCATCAGCGGTCTGCAGCCGGGCGGCGCAATGCCCCGCCGTCTCCTGCAGGTCTTTGGCCGTAGCTTTGATTTCTTCATGCACTCGGAAACAGTGCAGTGCGCGGCCTCTCTGGATGGCGGCCTGGATGGCTTTTTGTCACGGCGCTCCGCCAATCACAGAGCCAAGCTTGCCAAGGGCAGCAGGCGTGCCCGAGAACGGGGCATCGTCTACGAGCGACATGTTCCGGCTGCGGAGGACGAGGCGGTGGCCGTGCTTGCCCGCATGTTGGCCGTGGAAGAAGAAAGCTGGAAGGGCCAGGGACAATGCGGCATGACCGAAGAGCCTGCCCGCAGTTTTTATGCAGCCATGTTGCGGCGTCTGGCCCCGGCGTGCGCCGCGCGCGTCATGTTTGCCCGGCATGAGGACAGGGATGTGGGTTTTATTTTTGGCGGCATGGCAGGCGGCATATACCGTGGACAACAGTTCAGTTATGACCGCAACTGGAAAGATGCCGGTATAGGCAATCTGCTGCAGCTTGAACAGGTCGCCTGGCTGTGCGAAGAACATGCCACACGCTACGACATGGGGCCGGTTACGGGTCCCCGCATGGGGTACAAGGCGCACTGGACGGAAAAACGCCTGCCCATACAGACCTGGCTTATGGTAAAAAAACAGTCCGGCTTTCCGCAGTAA